A single Anopheles funestus chromosome 2RL, idAnoFuneDA-416_04, whole genome shotgun sequence DNA region contains:
- the LOC125761006 gene encoding serine protease gd-like: protein MLTVRINANRSARSPPFSLLLRTCVCLLVLIGPLAHSPVEGQYLQSPCPDVFSYRLDPGTNQVFGYVELDGLRIGQLVKLNVDLSIGVAVPQNNVGSITLVKSREQTFRDIYNNEPAQYRVNFPFNNVIPSVLAISVNGQTICTGQKASGRVVTTINLEHSLFTQMQPLANGNGGNNVNQIPYQPPQNVAPQAPIYRPVQRPQVIPAPQSPTVDSVEEEEEEIGCGQPAQVFNRLSINGIRSPKGQFPWAAPIFDTGVPSKPRYICGSTIITERHVLTAAHCLYNPAGEERTPSDITIIPGMYNIDDFFDGDLQERIVTRIVIHEDYYFEDSGLSDSDIALMKVDQPIVYNNLVRPICLWQGSDNLEQIVGTKGFVSGWGVTEDGNAKYPSYVLATVVDRRTCSRNLDKFIAGTSRLFCGDGHGSVPCTGDSGSGLVIKRGTKYYIRGIVSVGQRDPNTLTCARDKYVVYTDVAPFRYWLSKSIRL, encoded by the exons ATGTTGACGGTACGAATAAACGCCAACCGATCGGCGCGATCACCCCCGTTCAGTTTGCTGCTCCGAAcgtgcgtgtgtttgctgGTACTGATCGGTCCGCTAGCACACAGCCCGGTAGAGGGCCAGTATCTGCAGTCACCGTGTCCGGACGTGTTTTCGTACCGGCTCGATCCGGGCACCAACCAGGTGTTTGGCTACGTCGAGCTGGATGGTCTACGAATCGGTCAGTTGGTCAAGCTGAACGTTGATCTTTCAATTGGCGTCGCCGTACCGCAG AACAACGTCGGATCGATCACGTTAGTGAAATCGAGAGAACAAACGTTCCGCGACATTTACAACAACGAACCGGCGCAGTATCGCGTTAATTTCCCGTTCAACAATGTCATCCCGAGTGTGCTGGCAATTAGCGTGAACGGTCAAACCATCTGTACCGGTCAGAAAGCGTCCGGCCGGGTAGTGACCACCATCAACTTGGAGCATTCACTCTTCACGCAGATGCAACCGCTGGCCAACGGGAATGGTGGTAACAACGTCAACCAGATACCGTACCAGCCGCCACAAAATGTGGCACCACAAGCACCCATATATCGACCGGTGCAGCGACCACAGGTGATACCAGCGCCACAAAGCCCAACAGTGGACTCcgtggaggaggaggaggaggaaat TGGCTGTGGGCAACCGGCGCAAGTGTTTAACCGGCTCTCGATCAACGGTATCCGTTCGCCCAAGGGACAGTTCCCGTGGGCGGCACCCATCTTCGATACCGGCGTCCCATCGAAACCAAGGTACATCTGCGGCAGTACAATTATTACAGAACGGCACGTGTTGACCGCTGCTCACTGCCTGTACAATCCGGCGGGTGAAGAGCGAACGCCGTCCGATATAACGATCATACCGGGCATGTACAACATCGACGACTTCTTCGATGGCGATCTGCAGGAGCGCATCGTCACGCGCATCGTTATCCACGAAGATTACTATTTTGAGGATTCCGGACTATCAGATTCCGACATTGCCCTGATGAAGGTCGACCAACCGATTGTCTATAACAATCTCGTACGGCCAATCTGTCTGTGGCAGGGAAGTGACAACCTGGAGCAGATTGTCGGCACCAAGGGTTTCGTGTCGGGGTGGGGTGTTACCGAGGATGGAAATGCGAAGTATCCTAGCTATGTTTTGGCTACCGTTGTCGATCGACGAACATGCTCTCGTAACCTGGACAAGTTTATTGCCGGCACGTCACGTTTGTTCTGTGGGGACGGACACGGATCGGTACCGTGCACCGGCGATTCTGGCAGTGGGCTCGTTATCAAACGTGGTACAAAATACTACATACGCGGTATCGTATCTGTCGGACAGCGTGACCCTAATACACTAACATGCGCACGTGACAAATATGTAGTCTACACGGATGTTGCACCATTCCGTTACTGGTTGTCGAAAAGCATAAGGCTCTAG
- the LOC125761013 gene encoding uncharacterized protein LOC125761013, with amino-acid sequence MARVVTVLVLIMAAVLLAQFKGSFGASLNSGNAVSPCPAIFRYATDSVKQQIYGFVDTREQQVDKIGKLELHLSIAGELHSKYVGSIEAIEDSAQILEQFGKGRGVTYRVNFPLQEPLPKITKIIFNERELCNGPAERGSFVSAVTLRHFLRSDSCKDNCDQTKLIPTNLNLQLKPPVPTTAVIAPPVSVPKLKEGPDSTQKLTGETPGVQHEYQRTIERKEETNNPLDNSTSVKYIREEITYRKQVITPGGATSLQDDELQLPSFVSGKLT; translated from the exons ATGGCACGAGTTGTGACCGTTCTAGTGCTGATAATGGCTGCAGTGCTGCTGGCACAGTTCAAAGGTTCTTTCGGTGCATCGTTAAACAGTGGCAACGCAGTGTCTCCCTGTCCCGCCATCTTCCGGTACGCCACCGACAGTGTAAAGCAACAAATTTATGGTTTCGTGGATACACGTGAGCAGCAGGTGGACAAGATCGGCAAGCTGGAGCTGCATCTCTCAATTGCAGGCGAGCTGCATTCG AAGTACGTCGGCTCGATTGAAGCCATCGAAGACAGTGCCCAGATATTGGAACAGTTCGGTAAAGGTCGCGGCGTGACCTATCGTGTGAACTTCCCGCTTCAGGAGCCACTTCCAAAAATAACGAAGATTATCTTTAACGAGCGGGAACTTTGCAATGGACCGGCAGAACGCGGTTCCTTCGTCAGTGCCGTCACGCTTCGGCACTTTCTGCGATCCGACTCGTGCAAGGATAACTGTGACCAAACCAAGCTGATACCAACGAATCTCAACCTTCAGCTGAAGCCCCCGGTGCCTACGACTGCAGTAATCGCACCGCCAGTTTCGGTTCCGAAGCTAAAGGAAGGACCCGATTCCACCCAGAAGCTCACCGGAGAAACGCCGGGAGTTCAGCACGAGTATCAGCGCACGATCGAGCGTAAGGAGGAAACGAACAATCCGCTGGACAACAGTACATCGGTGAAGTATATCCGGGAGGAGATCACCTATCGCAAGCAGGTCATCACACCGGGTGGTGCAACGTCCCTGCAAGACGATGAACTGCAGCTACCCTCGTTCGTGAGTGGCAAACTAACGTAA
- the LOC125760990 gene encoding PAX-interacting protein 1 yields the protein MNPDSGSVAINLESLQIKDDLFKSVKCFITGTLDPKITKLLEDGGVSLSKFMDFSTHVVCGENYDENDITEAGELYDIPSVTEAWVVASARLGRLASTKAYFPLKSGIFCGLRFAVTQVDLRDLRKLYSVLTFHGGTFSTRLDRTATHLVCGSARGPAYTKALSCGTSVQIVTPDWVADCLKTSSLKPVAVYHPRLLREQVYFKQTASMGGAKGTTEKQTINNILGFDFEEGIAKTEVPTNGKKDDPKARPISGTESVAKQASPVQKQSTSGANISHLQSTPPRFVRAQGQQQQLQQQQSPRVRGPGPQSSNVQQQQQQQQQQLQKALQQQQQQQQQQQQLQQLQQQQQLQQQQQQQLQQQQQMQQQQQLQQQQVTMNTPNTNILQQSLQQPQQNSQTMQQTNMNFQTTTTPGGTIIQQIIQTPVQNTLQQGQQQQTQAGKQNIQVLYKSGLNQQQQQQQQQGGQTQMQQPQYSQATVTTTQTGPDGQQKQIVRQITINQSQLQQQQLQQQGQQTMQVSQAQPLQQQIIQVQRTGLNAQGTQQQMQFQQSNLVATSSSSAGPGQITMMGNSGAQASSGQPVGQPKFIQQTIIHQPMGANYQTVTKQVVLEQQSQDQHQGQSALQQQVQIQSMQQQPQQQQQQQQQQQQHQLQQMQQQQMKTGQPQVVQRIVQQQVFQGSPGSSQSGGQNIVIINQSTNQQQIISGAGMQQMNPQQRLQYMQQIQQQQKQQQIIVSTAGPMTSNTQQQQQQQQQIMQQRSIVTSQDGGNGGQSVMLQQRPQLQQHQQSSPMIQGQQPQQQQQVSIQGQQAPMQQQIIQTNAGGQPQTIVVQQQQQQPSQNTIVQQGAMVQQPQQQQLIINQQQIIQQTVVPNQQLQQQPPQQQQQIIQQTIGPNGTPQMVQQQQQQQQQLQTGGIQQPIMQQQILASNGGQQQQQQQQQQQQMMVVGNAGEQQMLQAGLGGNEMMQQQVQQPQTPTQPAGTPQPQWTPQSPLQQQTPPGTSFHTQSPQAQMQQSPVQQQQQQQQQGTSMIPAGATIVQQTIVQSPQGLAPGQPQFIRTTVRPQMQRQLIQLDPQAREELMKLDPAGQQEYISRLQAKHSLMQRQQAAFQGRPGHPGAHPGARQQIVIRSPMPPGLNQQQQVRWLHHQQQQQLQQQQQQQQQLQNARQVVVRQPGAPGLSPITQQTVGPGPAMGTSYPIDPNATPAQQQQQRLQQHRLLQMQLQREQVQKNQQQAAAAVAAQAQAGSSPLQGQMMSPRTAGGFAPEVVVGADGSTMVVQQQPLVGPQTGTQPAVPSQTPIDGTGNSVGSIQAQQQMQNKTKTALANMLSSRLGNGGTAPPGSTTTLVDGSQSGQSGASGEPSAAGTLRLMTAQHNAALQQQTMGRSPQELLALQQQQQQQQQQQQVQQQQQQQQQQQQVQQQHVQQQVHQQQVHQQQIVRRTLGNITNSGMPVAGGPMVVGPSGGPVVVQTAGGGPGIIPIPPGAGVPGVMMQKGGPAQFSPGRPTPLPRPQYYGHNPNLKLHPELFLLGCTFHIIEYDELHSADEIDEWKMIIKNHGGEIESYYGPKVTHVLCRTQRHGVVMQAIRDAKRCITSYWLNDIVLKRQLLPPWQALHLPTPAIFGNQKPATKHNMSITGFEGEERMRIKQMIEESGARMTPYFSKSNTVLICRQIENQKYKFAKEWNIPAVNTVWLSDILLGNLNAMQQCEAPKYQQFTLSCHFRVDYNLVMHLMTAWKSPINLTQESHERVKRTLSELQPPITGTKKQRTLPPMESIPAEIVCQRQPAADAIPHVLFSQVDNSEGLTRAVTTLGGKVTNSPAEATHLVMTRVARTVKLILALATTRHLVSSKWVSDSAVAGQFLPLDNYRLDVSELNEQFKCDLHQVLEATGRNKLFEGKVFFVTPQVKPACKDVRQMIELGGGVVEKNPRTIKRIREANAEKPGSYVIISCPEDRVIIQPFIQKTKHAVCQICTTEYVMQSIMQQRLGIEPHIIKWELGS from the exons atgaatcCCGACTCGGGGTCTGTTGCGATTAATTTGGAGAGTCTCCAGATAAAggatgatttgtttaaaagCGTGAAGTGCTTCATTACGGGAACGCTTGATCCGAAG ATAACCAAACTACTCGAAGATGGTGGTGTGTCTCTTTCGAAATTCATGGACTTCAGCACACATGTCGTGTGTGGGGAAAACTACGACGAAAATGACATAACTGAAGCCGGGGAGCTGTACGACATACCGTCAGTAACCGAGGCCTGGGTAGTGGCATCTGCTCGATTGGGTCGGCTGGCCTCGACGAAGgcttattttccattaaagtCGGGAATATTTTGCGGTCTTCGGTTTGCCGTAACACAGGTAGATTTACGCGATCTGCGTAAACTATACTCGGTGTTAACCTTTCATGGCGGCACGTTCAGCACTCGACTAGATCGTACCGCTACGCATCTAGTCTGTGGTAGCGCTCGAGGTCCGGCCTACACTAAAGCACTTTCCTGTGGCACGAGTGTGCAAATAGTAACACCGGACTGGGTGGCGGACTGTTTAAAAACAAGTAGTCTAAAACCGGTGGCTGTGTATCACCCGAGACTGTTACGAGAACAGGTGTACTTCAAACAGACAGCATCAATGGGTGGTGCGAAAGGGACAACGGAAAAGCAAACTATAAACAACATTTTAGGATTCGATTTTGAGGAAGGAATCGCTAAAACAGAAGTTCCTACGAATGGTAAAAAAGATGATCCCAAAGCCCGGCCGATCTCGGGGACAGAGAGTGTTGCGAAACAGGCGTCACCAGTGCAGAAACAGTCGACCAGTGGGGCAAACATAAGCCATCTCCAATCGACTCCTCCTcggtttgttagggcacagggtcagcagcaacagttgcaacagcaacaatctCCTCGCGTCCGTGGACCTGGGCCACAAAGTTCGAacgtgcaacaacaacagcagcagcagcagcaacagttgcAAAAAGCtttacaacaacagcagcaacaacaacaacagcagcagcagttgcaACAgctacaacagcaacagcaattgcagcaacagcaacaacaacaactacagcagcaacaacaaatgcagcaacagcagcagttacAGCAACAACAGGTTACAATGAATACTCCAAATACCAATATATTACAGCAATCCTTACAACAACCGCAGCAGAACTCGCAAACGATGCAGCAAACGAATatgaattttcaaacaacaacGACGCCTGGCGGAACAATTATACAGCAAATAATACAAACTCCCGTTCAGAACACTTTGCAACAAggtcagcaacagcaaacccaagcaggaaagcaaaacatacaaGTTTTGTATAAGAGCGGGTtgaatcagcagcagcagcagcagcaacagcaaggtGGTCAAACTCAAATGCAGCAACCACAATACAGTCAGGCTACTGTTACCACTACGCAGACTGGTCCGGACGGACAGCAGAAGCAGATCGTACGGCAAATTACGATAAATCAATCTCAgcttcaacagcaacaactgcAACAACAGGGACAGCAAACGATGCAGGTGTCCCAGGCGCAACCGCTCCAGCAGCAAATTATACAGGTCCAGCGTACTGGCTTGAATGCACAGGGAACGCAACAGCAAATGCAATTCCAGCAGAGCAATCTAGTGGCCACCTCGTCTTCGTCTGCAGGGCCAGGACAGATAACGATGATGGGAAATAGCGGTGCGCAAGCTTCAAGCGGACAACCAGTTGGTCAACCGAAGTTTATACAGCAGACGATAATTCACCAGCCGATGGGAGCGAATTATCAAACCGTAACGAAACAGGTGGTTTTGGAGCAACAGTCGCAGGATCAGCATCAAGGACAGTCTGCGTTACAACAGCAGGTGCAAATACAATCGATGCAACAACAgccacaacagcagcagcagcagcaacagcaacagcagcagcatcagttgcaacagatgcagcagcaacaaatgaAAACGGGACAACCGCAGGTTGTTCAAAGAATCGTACAACAGCAAGTCTTTCAAGGGTCGCCAGGATCTTCACAATCCGGTGGACAAAATATTGTTATCATTAACCAATCGACTAATCAGCAGCAAATTATATCTGGCGCTGGAATGCAACAGATGAATCCGCAGCAACGTTTGCAGTACATGCAACAgattcagcagcaacaaaaacagcagCAGATAATAGTCAGCACTGCTGGTCCTATGACCTCGAatactcagcagcagcagcagcagcagcaacagataATGCAACAGCGAAGTATTGTCACATCGCAGGATGGTGGGAACGGGGGTCAATCCGTGATGTTGCAACAAAGGCCACAActgcaacaacatcagcaaagTTCTCCCATGATACAAGGgcagcaaccgcaacaacagcagcaggtaTCGATACAGGGGCAACAGGCACCGATGCAGCAGCAAATCATTCAAACTAATGCCGGTGGACAACCGCagacaatagtggtgcagcagcagcaacaacaaccgtCACAGAATACGATCGTACAACAAGGTGCCATGGTACAGCagccacaacagcaacagttaATTATAAATCAGCAGCAAATCATACAACAAACGGTAGTGCCTAATCAGCAGCTTCAGCAGCAGCcaccacagcaacagcaacagataATACAACAAACTATTGGACCTAACGGCACACCACAGATggtgcaacagcagcagcagcagcaacagcaacttcAAACAGGAGGTATACAGCAACCAATTATGCAGCAACAAATTCTGGCTTCTAATGGaggccaacaacagcagcagcagcagcagcaacaacaacagatgATGGTTGTTGGTAACGCTGGTGAGCAACAGATGCTTCAAGCTGGTCTTGGAGGGAACGAAATGATGCAGCAACAGGTACAGCAACCACAGACGCCAACCCAACCAGCAGGTACACCCCAACCTCAGTGGACTCCACAAAGCCCCTTGCAACAGCAGACTCCCCCCGGAACGTCTTTTCACACACAATCACCACAGGCACAAATGCAGCAATCTCCagtccagcagcagcagcagcaacagcagcaaggaACATCCATGATACCTGCTGGAGCGACAATTGTACAGCAAACGATAGTACAATCCCCCCAAGGGTTAGCACCCGGTCAGCCACAATTCATTCGCACCACCGTTAGACCGCAAATGCAGCGCCAACTCATCCAGCTTGATCCGCAGGCAAGAGAAGAGCTGATGAAACTAGATCCTGCCGGGCAGCAGGAGTACATCAGCCGACTGCAAGCCAAGCACAGTTTGATGCAGCGTCAGCAAGCTGCATTCCAGGGACGGCCGGGACATCCGGGTGCACATCCCGGTGCACGGCAGCAGATTGTCATACGCAGTCCAATGCCACCCGGCTTgaaccagcagcaacaagttCGATGGttgcatcatcagcagcaacagcaattacaacagcagcagcagcagcaacagcaactacAAAACGCTCGTCAAGTTGTTGTGCGGCAACCCGGTGCACCGGGACTGAGCCCAATCACGCAGCAAACTGTTGGGCCCGGACCGGCTATGGGAACATCCTATCCGATCGATCCGAATGCGACACCcgcccagcagcaacagcagcgtttgcagcagcatcgtcTACTCCAGATGCAGCTACAGCGCGAACAGGTGCAGAAAAATCAGCAACAGGCAGCAGCTGCTGTTGCAGCACAGGCACAAGCTGGATCATCGCCTCTACAAGGCCAAATGATGTCGCCTCGCACGGCCGGAGGATTCGCGCCGGAAGTGGTAGTAGGAGCGGATGGAAGTACGATGGTGGTACAACAGCAGCCCCTTGTTGGGCCGCAAACAGGAACACAGCCAGCAGTTCCTTCGCAAACACCGATCGATGGTACGGGCAATTCTGTGGGATCGATACAGGCACAGCAACAGATGCAAAACAAGACGAAAACTGCACTTGCAAATATGTTGTCTAGCCGGTTGGGCAATGGTGGAACGGCACCGCCAGGTAGCACTACCACATTGGTTGATGGTAGTCAGAGTGGTCAGAGCGGAGCGAGTGGAGAACCTTCCGCGGCCGGTACGTTACGGTTGATGACAGCGCAACATAATGCCGCATTACAGCAACAGACGATGGGACGCTCACCCCAGGAGTTGCTTGCacttcagcagcaacagcagcagcagcaacaacaacagcaagtccagcaacaacaacaacaacaacaacagcaacaacaagtccagcagcagcacgttcAGCAACAGGTGCATCAACAGCAAGTTCATCAGCAGCAAATCGTTCGCCGTACATTGGGTAACATAACCAATAGCGGAATGCCGGTTGCCGGCGGTCCGATGGTGGTCGGTCCATCCGGTGGTCCTGTAGTCGTTCAAACGGCTGGAGGTGGTCCCGGCATCATCCCGATACCGCCCGGAGCCGGTGTCCCGGGCGTGATGATGCAGAAAGGTGGCCCAGCCCAATTCAGTCCAGGACGGCCCACACCATTACCTCGGCCACAATACTACGGTCACAATCCTAACCTAAAGCTACATCCGGAACTGTTTTTGCTCGGGTGCACTTTCCATATCATTGAGTACGATGAGCTGCACAGCGCGGACGAGATCGACGAATGGAAGATGATCATCAAGAATCATGGTGGTGAGATCGAGTCGTACTATGGGCCGAAGGTAACGCATGTACTGTGCCGTACGCAACGGCACGGCGTAGTGATGCAGGCCATTCGCGATGCTAAGCGTTGCATTACCTCGTACTGGTTGAATGATATCGTGTTGAAACGACAGTTGTTGCCACCGTGGCAGGCACTGCATCTGCCAACGCCGGCCATTTTCGGCAATCAAAAACCTGCTACCAAGCACAACATGTCCATCACCGGCTTCGAGGGTGAGGAACGGATGCGCATTAAGCAAATGATCGAAGAGTCCGGGGCACGCATGACGCCGTACTTCTCCAAGTCGAACACCGTGCTGATCTGCAGGCAGATCGAAAATCAGAAGTATAAGTTCGCTAAAGAGTGGAACATACCAGCGGTCAACACAGTGTGGTTGAGCGATATACTGCTGGGGAATTTAAATGCGATGCAGCAGTGCGAAGCGCCCAAGTATCAACAGTTTACCCTTAGCTGCCACTTCCGCGTCGACTACAATCTGGTGATGCATTTAATGA CTGCGTGGAAATCACCGATAAATCTTACTCAGGAATCGCATGAACGTGTAAAACGAACCCTCAGCGAACTGCAGCCACCCATCACTGGGACGAAGAAGCAACGCACTCTACCACCGATGGAGTCTATTCCGGCGGAGATCGTTTGCCAGCGGCAACCGGCTGCCGATGCCATACCGCACGTACTGTTTTCGCAGGTTGATAACAGTGAGGGTCTCACGCGCGCTGTAac AACACTCGGTGGAAAGGTGACAAACAGCCCGGCAGAAGCAACCCATCTGGTGATGACACGAGTCGCTCGCACGGTGAAACTGATCCTAGCCCTGGCGACTACGCGGCATCTAGTGAGCAGCAAATGGGTATCGGACAGTGCAGTAGCGGGCCAATTTCTACCGCTCGATAATTACCGGTTGGATGTAAGCGAACTAAACGAGCAGTTCAAGTGCGATCTTCACCAAGTGCTGGAAGCTACCGGCCGTAACAAACTGTTCGAGGGCAAAGTGTTCTTCGTGACGCCGCAGGTAAAACCGGCGTGCAAGGATGTGCGGCAGATGATTGAGTTGGGCGGTggggtggtggaaaaaaatccccgCACAATCAAACGGATACGGGAGGCGAACGCGGAAAAACCGGGCAGTTATGTTATTATTAGCTGCCCGGAGGATCGCGTCATCATTCAGCCATTCATACAGAAGACCAAACACGCGGTATGTCAAATTTGTACCACCGAGTACGTGATGCAATCCATCATGCAGCAACGTTTGGGTATAGAACCGCACATTATTAAATGGGAGCTCGGGTCTTAG
- the LOC125761018 gene encoding NADH-ubiquinone oxidoreductase subunit 8: MSAVKIFSLAKQSSRLVRPSSFSAAARCYSSQPKPAAIKPEEYYYVNNKEKSMEMSDITDRAAQTIFWTELFRGAAVTLAHIFKEPATINYPFEKGPLSPRFRGEHALRRYPSGEERCIACKLCEAICPAQAITIEAEERADGSRRTTRYDIDMTKCIYCGFCQEACPVDAIVEGPNFEFSTETHEELLYNKEKLLSNGDKWESEIATNINADYLYR, from the exons atgtcGGCCGTAAAAATCTTTTCCTTGGCAAAACAGA GCAGCCGATTGGTGCGCCCGTCTTCATTTTCGGCTGCCGCAAGGTGCTACAGTTCTCAACCAAAGCCTGCTGCAATTAAGCCGGAAGAATACTACTACGTGAACAACAAGGAAAAGAGCATGGAGATGAGCGACATTACCGATCGGGCGGCACAAACGATCTTCTGGACGGAACTGTTCCGTGGAGCCGCGGTTACTCTTGCGCACATCTTCAAGGAACCGGCAACCATCAATTATCCGTTCGAGAAGGGTCCGCTCAGCCCGCGATTCCGTGGTGAGCATGCCCTACGTCGCTACCCGAGTGGAGAGGAGCGTTGCATTGCGTGCAAACTGTGCGAAGCCATCTGTCCGGCTCAGGCGATCACTATCGAGGCGGAGGAACGTGCCGATGGTAGCCGACGTACGACTCGTTACGATATTGATATGACCAAGTGCATATATTGCGGCTTCTGCCAGGAAGCTTGTCCGGTCGATGCTATCGTTGAAGGACCCAACTTTGAATTCTCGACCGAAACCCACGAAGAGCTGCTGTACAACAAGGAAAAGCTGTTGAGCAATGGCGATAAATGGGAATCGGAAATCGCCACCAACATCAACGCGGATTACTTGTATCGCTAA
- the LOC125761020 gene encoding actin-related protein 2/3 complex subunit 3 isoform X1 → MPAYHSQIKDYSQSVGNMAILPIRTQARGPAPVNPGLEQDIIDETLYYFKANVFFRTYEIKSEVDRVLIYITLYVTECLKKLQRCSNKNQGLQEMYTLAISRFDIPGEAGFPLNAVYARPNSSAEGELMRQYLQQLRQEVGIRVCERVFSGEDGKPNKWWLCFAKKKFMDKSLSGPGQ, encoded by the exons ATGCCG GCATACCATTCGCAAATAAAGGATTACTCTCAATCCGTGGGAAATATGGCCATTCTCCCCATCCGGACGCAGGCCCGTGGACCTGCACCTGTGAACCCTGGCCTGGAGCAAGACATTATCGATGAAACGCTGTACTACTTCAAAGCCAATGTATTCTTTCGCACGTACGAGATCAAGTCCGAGGTGGATCGGGTCCTCATCTACATTACCCTCTATGTGACGGAGTGTTTGAAGAAACTGCAGCGATGTTCGAACAAAAATCAAGGTCTGCAGGAAATGTACACGCTGGCCATTTCCCGATTTGACATTCCGGGCGAGGCGGGCTTTCCGCTAAATGCCGTTTACGCACGACCGAATTCATCGGCTGAGGGCGAATTGATGAGACAGTATTTGCAGCAGTTGCGCCAGGAGGTGGGCATCCGTGTTTGCGAACGTGTATTTTCCGGGGAGGACGGTAAGCCGAACAAATGGTGGCTGTGTTTCGCCAAGAAGAAGTTCATGGACAAATCCCTATCCGGACCGGGTCAGTAA
- the LOC125761020 gene encoding actin-related protein 2/3 complex subunit 3 isoform X2, with product MAILPIRTQARGPAPVNPGLEQDIIDETLYYFKANVFFRTYEIKSEVDRVLIYITLYVTECLKKLQRCSNKNQGLQEMYTLAISRFDIPGEAGFPLNAVYARPNSSAEGELMRQYLQQLRQEVGIRVCERVFSGEDGKPNKWWLCFAKKKFMDKSLSGPGQ from the coding sequence ATGGCCATTCTCCCCATCCGGACGCAGGCCCGTGGACCTGCACCTGTGAACCCTGGCCTGGAGCAAGACATTATCGATGAAACGCTGTACTACTTCAAAGCCAATGTATTCTTTCGCACGTACGAGATCAAGTCCGAGGTGGATCGGGTCCTCATCTACATTACCCTCTATGTGACGGAGTGTTTGAAGAAACTGCAGCGATGTTCGAACAAAAATCAAGGTCTGCAGGAAATGTACACGCTGGCCATTTCCCGATTTGACATTCCGGGCGAGGCGGGCTTTCCGCTAAATGCCGTTTACGCACGACCGAATTCATCGGCTGAGGGCGAATTGATGAGACAGTATTTGCAGCAGTTGCGCCAGGAGGTGGGCATCCGTGTTTGCGAACGTGTATTTTCCGGGGAGGACGGTAAGCCGAACAAATGGTGGCTGTGTTTCGCCAAGAAGAAGTTCATGGACAAATCCCTATCCGGACCGGGTCAGTAA